The following coding sequences are from one Triticum dicoccoides isolate Atlit2015 ecotype Zavitan chromosome 4A, WEW_v2.0, whole genome shotgun sequence window:
- the LOC119285677 gene encoding uncharacterized protein LOC119285677 isoform X1, whose protein sequence is MDVEATPIVDKCRNGKGLERLTKELGSKIIIQVAEGKKHPDKPAQAAKLASQGGVAARKHLPLLPHFKEYKANGNHIDNFIGKVVINFDMETRSDAVKYACTDILKTALKNRRHHLKKKHFDNVPANLVSVKSPDKNVTDAEWQRLVKMWSTPRHKETCQSNKDNSSKVKFHQKTSSRPYISHVHALKEARKCEELTAFDLFKECHNGKKTGFSEPVKKVIADMEKAMEQGVPKNVVAVVADILTKECPSSTFFQNVGLESSSKKKFNRSAAALDAHVQELEYKLEKERRVAELMREELVEVKKKLEETEAERAAEYQLLLQRVEAIDARFARLMDLFIGKIV, encoded by the exons ATGGACGTTGAAG CTACACCTATTGTGGATAAGTGCAGGAATGGGAAAGGGCTCGAAAGACTCACTAAAGAGTTAGGCTCTAAGATTATCATCCAAGTGGCCGAGGGGAAGAAACACCCGGACAAACCAGCACAGGCTGCAAAGCTTGCATCCCAGGGTGGGGTTGCTGCGAGGAAGCATCTACCACTCCTTCCCCACTTCAAGGAGTACAAGGCCAATGGGAATCATATTGACAATTTCATTGGCAAAGTTGTT ATCAATTTTGATATGGAAACCCGTTCCGATGCCGTGAAGTATGCATGCACTGACATCCTCAAGACCGCATTGAAGAATAGGCGCCACCATCTGAAGAAGAAGCATTTTGACAATGTACCGGCCAATCTAGTGAGTGTCAAATCTCCTGATAAGAATGTGACAGATGCGGAGTGGCAAAGGCTGGTCAAGATGTGGTCTACCCCAAGGCACAAG GAAACCTGTCAGTCAAACAAGGATAACAGTTCCAAAGTTAAGTTCCATCAGAAAACTAGTTCTCGCCCCTACATTTCCCATGTGCATGCTTTG AAAGAGGCTCGTAAGTGTGAAGAGTTGACTGCATTTGATCTATTCAAGGAGTGCCACAATGGCAAGAAGACTGGTTTCTCTGAGCCAGTTAAGAAGGTGATA GCTGACATGGAAAAAGCTATGGAACAAGGGGTACCAAAgaatgttgttgctgttgttgctgacaTTCTCACTAAAGAATGTCCCTCCAGCACATTCTTTCAAAATGTTGGCCTTGAGTCGAGCTCCAAGAAGAAGTTCAACAGATCTGCAGCTGCTTTGGATGCTCATGTACAAGAACTAGAGTACAAGCTTGAGAAGGAGAGGCGAGTCGCTGAGTTGATGCGAGAGGAGCTTGTTGAGGTCAAGAAGAAATTAGAGGAGACCGAAGCTGAACGCGCCGCAGAGTATCAGTTGTTACTGCAAAGAGTTGAGGCCATCGATGCTAGATTTGCGCGTCTTATGGATCTGTTCATAGGTAAAATAGTTTAG
- the LOC119285677 gene encoding uncharacterized protein LOC119285677 isoform X2: protein MDVEATPIVDKCRNGKGLERLTKELGSKIIIQVAEGKKHPDKPAQAAKLASQGGVAARKHLPLLPHFKEYKANGNHIDNFIGKVVINFDMETRSDAVKYACTDILKTALKNRRHHLKKKHFDNVPANLVSVKSPDKNVTDAEWQRLVKMWSTPRHKETCQSNKDNSSKVKFHQKTSSRPYISHVHALKEARKCEELTAFDLFKECHNGKKTGFSEPVKKADMEKAMEQGVPKNVVAVVADILTKECPSSTFFQNVGLESSSKKKFNRSAAALDAHVQELEYKLEKERRVAELMREELVEVKKKLEETEAERAAEYQLLLQRVEAIDARFARLMDLFIGKIV from the exons ATGGACGTTGAAG CTACACCTATTGTGGATAAGTGCAGGAATGGGAAAGGGCTCGAAAGACTCACTAAAGAGTTAGGCTCTAAGATTATCATCCAAGTGGCCGAGGGGAAGAAACACCCGGACAAACCAGCACAGGCTGCAAAGCTTGCATCCCAGGGTGGGGTTGCTGCGAGGAAGCATCTACCACTCCTTCCCCACTTCAAGGAGTACAAGGCCAATGGGAATCATATTGACAATTTCATTGGCAAAGTTGTT ATCAATTTTGATATGGAAACCCGTTCCGATGCCGTGAAGTATGCATGCACTGACATCCTCAAGACCGCATTGAAGAATAGGCGCCACCATCTGAAGAAGAAGCATTTTGACAATGTACCGGCCAATCTAGTGAGTGTCAAATCTCCTGATAAGAATGTGACAGATGCGGAGTGGCAAAGGCTGGTCAAGATGTGGTCTACCCCAAGGCACAAG GAAACCTGTCAGTCAAACAAGGATAACAGTTCCAAAGTTAAGTTCCATCAGAAAACTAGTTCTCGCCCCTACATTTCCCATGTGCATGCTTTG AAAGAGGCTCGTAAGTGTGAAGAGTTGACTGCATTTGATCTATTCAAGGAGTGCCACAATGGCAAGAAGACTGGTTTCTCTGAGCCAGTTAAGAAG GCTGACATGGAAAAAGCTATGGAACAAGGGGTACCAAAgaatgttgttgctgttgttgctgacaTTCTCACTAAAGAATGTCCCTCCAGCACATTCTTTCAAAATGTTGGCCTTGAGTCGAGCTCCAAGAAGAAGTTCAACAGATCTGCAGCTGCTTTGGATGCTCATGTACAAGAACTAGAGTACAAGCTTGAGAAGGAGAGGCGAGTCGCTGAGTTGATGCGAGAGGAGCTTGTTGAGGTCAAGAAGAAATTAGAGGAGACCGAAGCTGAACGCGCCGCAGAGTATCAGTTGTTACTGCAAAGAGTTGAGGCCATCGATGCTAGATTTGCGCGTCTTATGGATCTGTTCATAGGTAAAATAGTTTAG